In one Nodosilinea sp. FACHB-141 genomic region, the following are encoded:
- a CDS encoding HEAT repeat domain-containing protein, which translates to MDLEQISAQLKSEDSKDRMLALASLRDVPAAQAAPLIRQALHDKNLQIRSMAVFALGIKPDEESYDILINLLTSDPDYGIRADAAGALGYLEDPRAFETLVRAFYEDTDWLVRFSAAVSLGNLKDPRAHDVLMQALQSDEVVMQQAAIAAVGEIGDLEAVDEILKFAQSEDWLVRQRLAEALGYLPTPKTEPALRYLEKDSQFQVAESARISLTRLQKRKDG; encoded by the coding sequence ATGGATTTAGAGCAGATTTCTGCCCAGCTTAAAAGCGAAGACTCGAAAGACCGCATGCTGGCTCTGGCCTCGCTGCGGGATGTGCCTGCGGCTCAGGCGGCACCGCTGATTCGGCAGGCGCTCCACGACAAGAACCTGCAAATCCGTTCGATGGCGGTGTTTGCCTTGGGCATCAAGCCCGACGAAGAGTCCTACGACATTTTGATTAATCTGCTCACCTCTGACCCCGACTACGGCATTCGTGCTGACGCGGCTGGGGCGCTGGGATATTTGGAAGATCCCCGAGCGTTTGAGACTTTGGTGCGGGCCTTTTATGAAGACACCGACTGGCTGGTGCGCTTCAGTGCGGCGGTTTCTCTCGGCAACCTCAAAGATCCTCGCGCTCACGATGTGCTGATGCAGGCGTTGCAAAGTGACGAGGTTGTGATGCAGCAGGCGGCGATCGCAGCTGTCGGCGAGATTGGCGACCTAGAAGCGGTCGACGAAATCCTCAAGTTTGCCCAGTCTGAAGACTGGCTGGTGCGCCAGCGTTTAGCCGAAGCCCTGGGCTATCTGCCCACGCCCAAAACTGAGCCAGCCCTGCGCTACCTCGAAAAAGACTCCCAGTTTCAGGTGGCTGAGTCGGCGAGAATTTCTCTCACCCGACTGCAAAAGCGTAAGGACGGTTAG